A region of Stigmatella erecta DNA encodes the following proteins:
- a CDS encoding energy transducer TonB: MELHAPGPGEVQEASARERLFRMGEPSRGERERWGWALVLAVLVHGAGVGLWLMMPAEARQVAPPEAPPELVFMQFAPPPAASAPAPQPVQAERVKPRTKVLTPQPVIPRTIPQEPPKEVPVEAPVEPEPAVAAPEVAAEAAPVADSAGVTGGVAGGVVNGQEGGLVGATGDALQLKQVARAPGVLQQVPPRYPRAARSEGIEGLVLVRVIIGTDGRIEPGSMQVLRSVAALDEAALAAVSQWRFSPALGHQGKPVRVIVEIPIQFSLK; the protein is encoded by the coding sequence ATGGAACTGCACGCGCCCGGCCCTGGCGAAGTCCAGGAGGCCTCGGCCCGCGAGCGGCTCTTCCGCATGGGGGAGCCGTCCCGGGGCGAGCGCGAGCGGTGGGGCTGGGCGTTGGTTCTCGCGGTGCTCGTTCATGGGGCGGGGGTGGGGCTCTGGTTGATGATGCCCGCCGAGGCCCGGCAGGTGGCTCCGCCCGAGGCTCCGCCCGAGCTGGTGTTCATGCAGTTCGCGCCGCCGCCGGCCGCCAGCGCCCCGGCCCCGCAGCCGGTGCAGGCCGAGCGGGTGAAGCCGCGCACGAAGGTGCTCACCCCGCAGCCGGTGATCCCCCGGACCATTCCGCAGGAGCCTCCCAAGGAAGTGCCCGTCGAGGCGCCCGTGGAGCCCGAGCCCGCCGTGGCCGCGCCGGAGGTGGCCGCCGAGGCGGCGCCCGTGGCGGACAGCGCCGGCGTGACCGGGGGTGTGGCGGGGGGCGTGGTGAATGGCCAGGAGGGTGGGCTCGTGGGCGCCACCGGAGACGCGCTGCAGTTGAAGCAGGTGGCGCGCGCCCCAGGGGTGCTCCAGCAGGTGCCTCCCCGCTATCCCCGGGCCGCCCGGAGCGAGGGCATCGAGGGGCTCGTCCTGGTGCGCGTCATCATTGGTACCGATGGGCGCATCGAGCCTGGCAGCATGCAGGTTCTCCGCTCCGTGGCCGCGCTCGACGAGGCGGCCCTGGCCGCCGTCAGTCAGTGGCGCTTCTCGCCCGCCCTGGGCCACCAGGGCAAGCCCGTGCGCGTCATCGTCGAGATCCCCATTCAGTTCTCCCTGAAGTGA
- a CDS encoding zf-TFIIB domain-containing protein, translated as MSPTFTNGLPREKCTKCASLWFEGESLVNLVGTEAASVLAQRTKGKPGQCKHCNASLSYVAQCPRCGHDAPACPPCGTAPLAVAKVHGLRMDICPSCNGMALDSSGLERLQQIAAENRPRKPVVTTQELLKTLKKAPCSACQRKQLLKHTFTYDNKLYCGSCAPAGAAPFDIELARASPALAPALGIYLTGNEDVMADAVSMGITWLFKTAASHLLE; from the coding sequence ATGTCCCCCACCTTTACCAATGGCTTGCCCCGGGAGAAGTGCACCAAGTGCGCCTCGCTCTGGTTCGAGGGGGAGAGCCTGGTGAACCTGGTGGGCACCGAGGCGGCCTCCGTGCTCGCCCAGCGGACGAAGGGCAAACCCGGACAGTGCAAGCACTGCAACGCGTCATTGTCCTACGTGGCCCAGTGCCCGCGCTGCGGGCATGACGCGCCCGCCTGCCCGCCGTGCGGCACCGCGCCGCTGGCGGTGGCCAAGGTGCACGGCCTCCGGATGGACATCTGCCCCAGCTGCAACGGCATGGCGCTGGACTCCAGCGGGCTGGAGCGGCTGCAACAGATCGCCGCGGAGAACCGCCCCCGCAAGCCGGTGGTGACGACGCAGGAGTTGCTGAAGACGCTCAAGAAGGCCCCCTGCTCCGCGTGCCAGCGCAAGCAGCTGCTCAAGCACACCTTCACCTATGACAACAAGCTGTACTGCGGCAGCTGCGCGCCCGCAGGGGCCGCGCCCTTCGACATCGAGCTGGCCCGGGCCAGCCCGGCGCTCGCCCCCGCCCTGGGCATCTACCTCACGGGCAACGAGGACGTGATGGCGGATGCGGTCTCGATGGGCATCACCTGGCTGTTCAAGACCGCGGCCTCCCACCTGCTGGAGTGA
- a CDS encoding family 2B encapsulin nanocompartment shell protein codes for MANPVHSAGGGKAEAQQTSLGTAAARQLTTVTKSRPQMEGISSRWLLKMLPWVEVPGGTYRVNRRLTYAVGDGRLSFSNIGAKVEVVPQELLELPLLRGLEDEGGLLQALAGRFVQREYKAGDLIVEAGKPADHVYLLAHGKANKLKQGKYGDPVILDVLADGDHFGDQALVESNDLWPFTVQAVTPCIVLALPQRTFEEIIRQSPVLLAHVAAYQERLRKPQDKAGQASIELSAGHHGEPRLPETFVDYELRPREYELNVAQTMLRIHTRVADLFNNPMNQLDEQVRLTVEALRERQEYEMINNRDFGLLHNADLKQRVITRSGPPTPDDLDELLSRRRKSRFFLAHPRAIAAFGRECTRRGVYPTGVEVEGRKFMAWRGVPLLPCDKIPISDSRTTSIIVMRTGKDDQGVVGLHQTGIPDEVEPGLSVRRMEVNEKAIASYLVTTYFSAAVLVPDALGVLENIELGV; via the coding sequence ATGGCGAATCCTGTCCATTCGGCGGGTGGTGGTAAGGCCGAGGCGCAGCAGACCAGTTTGGGAACGGCGGCGGCCCGTCAGCTCACGACGGTCACCAAGTCGCGGCCGCAGATGGAGGGCATCTCCTCCCGGTGGCTGCTGAAGATGCTGCCCTGGGTGGAGGTGCCCGGCGGCACCTACCGCGTCAACCGCCGGCTGACCTATGCGGTGGGCGATGGGCGCCTGAGCTTCAGCAACATCGGCGCCAAGGTGGAGGTGGTTCCCCAGGAGCTCCTGGAGCTGCCGCTGCTGCGCGGCCTGGAGGACGAGGGCGGCTTGCTCCAGGCCCTGGCCGGCCGGTTCGTTCAGCGGGAGTACAAGGCGGGGGACCTCATCGTCGAGGCCGGCAAGCCCGCGGACCACGTGTACCTGCTCGCCCACGGCAAGGCCAACAAGCTGAAGCAGGGCAAGTACGGCGACCCCGTCATCCTCGATGTCCTGGCCGACGGGGATCACTTCGGCGATCAGGCGCTGGTCGAGTCGAATGACCTGTGGCCCTTCACGGTCCAGGCGGTGACGCCGTGCATCGTGCTGGCGCTGCCGCAGCGGACTTTCGAGGAGATCATCCGGCAGTCGCCGGTGCTCCTCGCCCACGTGGCGGCCTACCAGGAGCGCCTGCGCAAGCCGCAGGACAAGGCCGGGCAGGCCTCCATCGAGCTGTCGGCGGGCCACCACGGCGAGCCGCGGCTGCCGGAGACCTTCGTCGACTACGAGCTCCGGCCCCGGGAGTACGAGCTGAACGTGGCGCAGACGATGCTCCGGATTCACACCCGCGTCGCTGACCTGTTCAACAACCCGATGAACCAGCTCGATGAGCAGGTCCGGTTGACCGTCGAGGCCCTGCGCGAGCGGCAGGAGTACGAGATGATCAACAACCGCGACTTCGGGCTGCTGCACAACGCCGACCTGAAGCAGCGGGTCATCACCCGCAGCGGGCCGCCCACCCCGGATGACCTGGACGAGCTGCTGAGCCGGCGCCGGAAGTCCCGGTTCTTCCTGGCCCACCCCCGCGCCATCGCCGCCTTTGGCCGGGAGTGCACCCGCCGGGGGGTCTACCCCACCGGCGTCGAGGTGGAGGGCCGCAAGTTCATGGCCTGGCGCGGCGTGCCCCTGCTGCCCTGCGACAAGATTCCCATCTCCGACAGCCGCACCACCTCCATCATCGTCATGCGCACGGGCAAGGATGACCAGGGCGTCGTCGGCCTGCACCAGACGGGCATTCCGGACGAAGTGGAGCCCGGGCTCTCCGTGCGGCGCATGGAGGTCAACGAGAAGGCCATCGCCTCCTACCTCGTCACCACCTACTTCTCCGCCGCCGTCCTCGTGCCCGATGCGCTCGGCGTGCTGGAGAACATCGAGCTGGGCGTCTAA
- the glpK gene encoding glycerol kinase GlpK, which yields MAKAKHVLAIDQGTTGTHVTILDARLQVVGRSYREFTQHFPKPSWVEHDLEEIWASSEFCISRALRDAGLKGQDIAAVGITNQRETTGLWHRGTGKPLARAIVWQDRRTADICQGLKARGVEPRVREVTGLVLDPYFSGTKLTWLFEHVKGARARAEKGEVCFGTIDTWLVYQLTGGAVHVTDVSNASRTLLMDLRSLTWDDELRALLGVPAACLPQIRGSAEVYGTTKGMKSLPDGIPISGMAGDQQAALFGQACFEPGESKCTYGTGAFLLMNTGSTPVRSTAGLLTTVAWRLGERTSYALEGSSFIAGAAVQWLRDGLKVIKRAPDIEALAESVKDSGDVVFVPALAGLGAPHWRPEARGLFAGIDRSTTVAHLARAVLEGMALQIHDLADAMRHDSGRDIPAFKVDGGAAANNLLMQYQADVLGTPVVRPRNLETTSLGAAFLGGLGAGVWSSPEAIRRAWKAERTFKPRMKPEVRQRHLDKWKRAVERA from the coding sequence ATGGCGAAGGCGAAGCACGTCCTGGCGATCGATCAGGGCACCACCGGCACGCACGTCACCATCCTCGACGCGCGGCTCCAGGTGGTGGGCCGCTCCTACCGCGAGTTCACCCAGCACTTCCCCAAGCCCTCGTGGGTGGAGCACGACCTGGAGGAAATTTGGGCCTCCAGCGAATTCTGCATCAGCCGGGCGCTGCGGGACGCGGGGCTCAAGGGGCAGGACATCGCCGCGGTGGGCATCACCAACCAGCGGGAAACCACAGGCCTGTGGCACCGCGGGACGGGCAAGCCGCTGGCGCGGGCCATCGTGTGGCAGGACCGGCGCACCGCGGACATCTGCCAGGGGCTCAAGGCGCGCGGCGTGGAGCCCCGGGTGCGCGAGGTGACGGGGCTGGTGTTGGATCCATACTTCTCGGGCACCAAGCTCACCTGGCTGTTCGAGCACGTGAAGGGGGCCCGGGCGCGCGCGGAGAAGGGCGAGGTGTGCTTCGGCACCATCGACACGTGGCTCGTCTATCAGCTCACCGGGGGCGCGGTGCACGTCACCGACGTGTCCAACGCCAGCCGCACGCTGCTCATGGACCTGCGCTCGCTCACCTGGGATGACGAGCTGCGGGCGCTCCTGGGCGTGCCGGCCGCGTGCCTGCCGCAGATTCGCGGCTCGGCGGAGGTGTACGGCACCACGAAGGGGATGAAGAGCCTGCCGGATGGCATCCCCATCTCGGGCATGGCGGGCGACCAGCAGGCGGCGCTCTTCGGCCAGGCCTGCTTCGAGCCCGGCGAGTCCAAGTGCACCTACGGCACGGGGGCCTTCCTGCTGATGAACACCGGGAGCACGCCGGTGCGCTCCACCGCGGGGCTGCTCACCACGGTGGCGTGGCGCCTGGGCGAGCGCACCAGCTATGCGCTGGAGGGCAGCTCCTTCATCGCGGGGGCCGCGGTGCAGTGGCTGCGCGATGGGCTCAAGGTCATCAAGCGCGCCCCGGACATCGAGGCGCTGGCCGAGAGCGTGAAGGACTCCGGGGACGTCGTCTTCGTGCCGGCGCTGGCGGGGCTGGGCGCGCCGCACTGGCGCCCGGAGGCGCGCGGGCTGTTCGCGGGCATCGACCGCTCCACCACGGTGGCGCACCTGGCGCGCGCGGTGCTGGAGGGCATGGCGCTGCAGATTCACGACCTGGCGGACGCGATGCGCCACGACAGTGGCCGGGACATCCCCGCCTTCAAGGTGGACGGGGGCGCGGCGGCCAACAACCTGCTCATGCAGTACCAGGCGGACGTGCTGGGCACCCCGGTGGTGCGCCCGCGCAACCTGGAGACGACGAGCCTGGGCGCGGCCTTCCTGGGCGGGCTGGGCGCCGGGGTGTGGAGCAGCCCGGAGGCCATCCGCCGCGCGTGGAAGGCCGAGCGCACCTTCAAGCCCCGGATGAAACCCGAGGTGCGCCAGCGGCACCTGGACAAGTGGAAGCGCGCGGTGGAGCGGGCATGA
- a CDS encoding PepSY-associated TM helix domain-containing protein, translating into MRLSVRSFLFWPHLVAGLLAGLIIGVMCFTGVALAFEHQILDWADQQARQVAVPSPGAPRLPMDALVSRVRAARPETPPSAVTEYPEPTLAVMVSTGRGMGVYVNPYTGEVRDWGAPGWRAFLQTMESWHRWLGTEGDSRPIGKALTGASNALFLFLGVTGLYLWMPRKWTRRLLRPSIWYRRGLKGKARDWNWHNVTGFWLLPVLIVLTATGMVISYKGISDLVFTLAGETPPATGGPPPGRPVQVPVPPPDSAPVALEAAFAQARKQLPAWESINLRLGGGGGKKGAGEGLSALTFAIREPEGWPPFAATQVFVDPYTAQVLRQDAFADLSTGNRVRRWLRFLHTGEALGLPGQFIAALASLGGLLLVWTGFALSWRRFFPAKRPVSEQGGTTP; encoded by the coding sequence ATGCGCCTCAGCGTCCGTTCCTTCCTGTTCTGGCCCCACCTCGTCGCGGGCCTTCTCGCCGGGCTCATCATCGGCGTCATGTGCTTCACGGGCGTCGCGCTCGCCTTCGAGCATCAGATCCTCGACTGGGCGGATCAGCAGGCGCGGCAGGTGGCCGTGCCCTCGCCGGGCGCGCCCCGCCTGCCCATGGATGCGCTGGTCTCCCGCGTGCGCGCCGCCCGCCCCGAGACGCCGCCCTCGGCGGTGACGGAGTACCCCGAGCCCACCCTGGCGGTGATGGTGAGCACCGGCCGGGGGATGGGCGTCTATGTGAATCCCTACACGGGCGAGGTGCGCGACTGGGGCGCCCCGGGCTGGCGCGCGTTCCTTCAGACGATGGAGTCCTGGCACCGGTGGCTGGGCACGGAAGGCGACAGCCGCCCCATCGGCAAGGCCCTCACCGGCGCGAGCAATGCCCTGTTCCTGTTCCTGGGCGTGACGGGCCTCTACCTGTGGATGCCGCGCAAGTGGACGCGGCGCCTCCTGCGGCCGTCGATCTGGTACCGGCGCGGGCTCAAGGGCAAGGCGCGCGACTGGAACTGGCACAACGTCACCGGCTTCTGGCTGCTGCCCGTGCTCATCGTCCTGACGGCCACGGGCATGGTCATCTCCTACAAGGGGATTTCGGATCTTGTCTTCACGTTGGCCGGGGAGACGCCGCCCGCCACCGGGGGGCCTCCGCCTGGACGCCCCGTTCAGGTGCCCGTGCCGCCGCCGGACAGCGCGCCCGTGGCCCTCGAGGCGGCCTTCGCCCAGGCCCGCAAGCAGCTTCCCGCCTGGGAGAGCATCAACCTGAGGCTGGGAGGCGGTGGGGGGAAGAAGGGCGCAGGGGAAGGGCTCTCCGCCCTGACCTTCGCCATCCGTGAGCCGGAGGGCTGGCCCCCCTTCGCGGCGACGCAGGTGTTCGTGGATCCCTACACCGCCCAGGTGCTGCGCCAGGATGCCTTCGCGGATCTCTCCACCGGCAACCGGGTGCGCCGGTGGCTGCGCTTCCTGCACACGGGCGAGGCGCTGGGCCTCCCCGGCCAGTTCATCGCCGCCCTCGCCTCGCTGGGTGGCCTGCTCCTCGTGTGGACCGGCTTCGCCCTGTCCTGGCGCCGCTTCTTCCCGGCCAAGCGCCCGGTGTCCGAGCAGGGCGGAACCACGCCCTAG
- a CDS encoding 4a-hydroxytetrahydrobiopterin dehydratase produces MPPDRTLLTAEALQSFLTGHPGWTHEGGMLRRTYAFPAFLTGIAFVERVGQAAERADHHPDIDIRWRKVTLALVTHDAGGLTSRDTNLAAEADRLFKETSGQ; encoded by the coding sequence ATGCCTCCCGACCGCACGCTGTTGACCGCCGAAGCCCTCCAGTCCTTCCTCACCGGCCACCCCGGGTGGACGCATGAGGGGGGCATGCTCCGCCGCACCTACGCGTTCCCGGCGTTCCTCACGGGCATTGCCTTCGTGGAGCGGGTGGGCCAGGCCGCGGAGCGCGCGGACCACCACCCGGACATCGACATCCGCTGGCGCAAGGTGACGCTGGCGCTCGTCACGCATGACGCGGGAGGGCTCACGTCGCGGGACACGAACCTGGCGGCCGAGGCGGACCGCCTCTTCAAGGAGACCTCGGGCCAGTAG
- a CDS encoding serine/threonine-protein kinase, which yields MSDGTVTPFGKYELLERLGAGGMAVVYRARYTAAPGISKPVVIKRVLGHYAEDPAFVEMFVHEARISVGLNHGNIVQVFDFGQVGDEYFLAMELVDGQPLSRLLKKAEALGLAQLPPPLAVNIAIEMCKGLHHAHTRTDERGRPLGLVHRDISPDNVLVSYEGEVKISDFGIAKAQLAGRPVTESGVVKGKFRYLSPEQACAEKELDARSDVYAVGVVLYRMLCGRLPTEGHEYAVMHRIVEGRLTPPRELNPGLEEELVQILQEALATDREARIPDMEALHLRLSQWTAAMAPMFPVHTLKHLTALLCEDELTARGRPPQLPPKFREQVARWSSQQQRKPRPPQEPPTPWPGTPAAGSARPETASEATRPVRRVARAEPRKAWGRPEGALDGETRELAPVVREAPGRRASPAASAVAPPDGYAKAVGVLMNLPHWRLLAAGAVLAVMLFKIAVAYFGWGTPPLVIRSDPPGALVSVDHTFKGTTPLELPDVSRGEPHTLELTRQGMKVWSRRFEPGTLSERLDVTLEPVNPLQRGP from the coding sequence TTGAGCGACGGCACCGTCACCCCTTTCGGCAAGTACGAGCTGCTCGAACGCCTGGGCGCCGGAGGGATGGCGGTGGTCTACCGGGCCCGCTACACCGCCGCGCCGGGCATCTCCAAGCCCGTGGTCATCAAGCGCGTGCTGGGCCACTACGCGGAGGATCCCGCCTTCGTGGAGATGTTCGTCCACGAGGCGCGCATCTCCGTGGGGCTCAATCACGGCAACATCGTGCAGGTCTTCGACTTCGGGCAGGTGGGGGACGAGTACTTCCTGGCCATGGAGCTGGTCGACGGGCAGCCGCTCTCCCGCCTGCTCAAGAAGGCCGAGGCCCTGGGGCTGGCGCAGCTGCCCCCGCCGCTGGCGGTGAATATCGCCATCGAGATGTGCAAGGGCTTGCACCATGCCCACACGCGCACGGATGAGCGGGGGCGCCCCCTGGGGCTCGTGCACCGGGACATCTCTCCGGACAACGTGCTCGTCAGCTACGAGGGCGAGGTGAAGATCTCCGACTTCGGCATCGCCAAGGCCCAGCTCGCGGGCCGGCCGGTGACGGAGTCCGGCGTGGTGAAGGGCAAGTTCCGCTACCTCTCGCCGGAGCAGGCGTGCGCGGAGAAGGAGCTCGACGCGCGCTCGGACGTCTACGCCGTGGGGGTGGTGCTCTACCGCATGCTCTGCGGCCGGCTGCCCACCGAGGGCCACGAGTACGCCGTCATGCACCGCATCGTCGAGGGGCGGCTCACCCCGCCGCGCGAGCTCAACCCCGGCCTGGAGGAAGAGCTCGTGCAGATCCTCCAGGAGGCGCTGGCCACCGACCGCGAGGCCCGCATTCCGGACATGGAGGCCCTGCACCTGCGGCTCTCCCAGTGGACGGCGGCCATGGCGCCGATGTTTCCCGTCCATACCCTGAAGCACCTGACGGCCCTGCTGTGCGAGGACGAGCTGACGGCGCGGGGCCGGCCGCCCCAGCTGCCGCCGAAGTTCCGGGAGCAGGTGGCCCGGTGGAGCTCCCAGCAGCAGCGCAAGCCCCGCCCCCCGCAGGAGCCGCCCACGCCGTGGCCCGGCACCCCGGCGGCTGGCAGCGCGCGCCCGGAGACGGCCTCCGAGGCGACGCGGCCGGTCCGGCGGGTGGCCCGGGCGGAGCCCCGGAAGGCGTGGGGCCGGCCCGAAGGGGCACTCGACGGCGAGACCCGGGAGCTGGCCCCCGTGGTCCGGGAGGCCCCGGGCCGGAGGGCTTCCCCGGCCGCGAGCGCCGTCGCCCCGCCGGATGGCTACGCGAAGGCGGTGGGCGTGCTGATGAATCTGCCCCACTGGCGCCTGCTCGCCGCGGGCGCCGTGCTGGCGGTGATGCTCTTCAAGATCGCCGTGGCGTATTTCGGGTGGGGGACGCCCCCGCTGGTGATCCGCTCGGATCCGCCGGGCGCGCTGGTGAGCGTGGACCACACGTTCAAGGGCACAACGCCCCTGGAGCTTCCGGACGTCTCACGCGGCGAGCCGCACACGCTGGAGCTGACCCGGCAGGGGATGAAGGTGTGGTCCCGCCGCTTCGAGCCCGGCACGTTGTCCGAGCGGCTCGACGTCACGTTGGAGCCGGTGAACCCGCTCCAGCGGGGGCCTTGA
- a CDS encoding TIGR03885 family FMN-dependent LLM class oxidoreductase, translated as MNGVPRLQVGYHASHEQFPPSELLGLVRKAEEAGFQALLNSDHFHPWTEAQGQSGFVWSFMGAALAVTRLSMGAVNAPGQRYHPALIAQALGTLGEMFPGRAWVALGSGQFLNEAITGQGWPAKDQRNARLRECVDIMRALFRGETVTHRGLVTVEGAKLYTRPAQAPLLVGAAITPKTAEWVGSWADGLITVSRPPEALRQVVEAFRRGGGEGKPMFLKVQLSYAPDEARARQGALRQWGANIFPSAVLSDLRSPAHFEELAHTVQPQDLEGAVRISSSLQQHLDWLGEDACLGFDRLYLHNVNREQAPFIEAFGAKVVPALTRG; from the coding sequence ATGAACGGCGTCCCCAGACTGCAGGTCGGCTACCACGCCTCCCACGAACAGTTTCCCCCCAGCGAGTTGCTCGGCCTGGTGCGAAAGGCGGAGGAGGCAGGCTTCCAAGCCCTCCTCAACTCCGACCACTTCCACCCCTGGACGGAGGCCCAGGGACAGAGCGGCTTCGTCTGGTCCTTCATGGGCGCGGCGCTCGCCGTCACGCGGCTCTCCATGGGGGCGGTGAACGCACCGGGCCAGCGCTACCACCCCGCGCTCATCGCGCAGGCGCTGGGCACCCTGGGCGAGATGTTCCCGGGGCGGGCCTGGGTGGCGCTCGGCAGCGGCCAGTTCCTCAACGAGGCCATCACCGGCCAGGGCTGGCCCGCCAAGGACCAGCGCAACGCGCGGCTGCGCGAGTGCGTGGACATCATGCGCGCCCTCTTCCGCGGCGAGACGGTGACGCACCGGGGGCTCGTGACGGTGGAGGGGGCGAAGCTCTACACCCGGCCCGCGCAGGCGCCCCTGCTGGTGGGCGCGGCCATCACCCCGAAGACGGCGGAGTGGGTGGGAAGCTGGGCCGATGGGCTCATCACCGTCTCCAGGCCTCCGGAAGCGCTGCGCCAGGTGGTGGAGGCGTTCCGCCGGGGCGGCGGCGAGGGCAAGCCCATGTTCCTCAAGGTGCAGCTCTCCTACGCCCCGGACGAGGCGCGCGCGCGCCAGGGCGCCCTGCGGCAGTGGGGCGCGAACATCTTCCCCAGCGCGGTGCTCAGCGACCTGCGGAGCCCCGCGCACTTCGAGGAGCTGGCCCACACGGTGCAGCCGCAGGACCTGGAGGGGGCGGTGCGCATCTCCTCCAGCCTCCAGCAGCACCTCGACTGGCTCGGCGAGGACGCCTGCCTGGGCTTCGACCGGCTCTACCTGCACAACGTCAACCGCGAGCAGGCGCCCTTCATCGAAGCCTTCGGGGCCAAGGTGGTGCCCGCGCTCACGCGCGGGTAG
- a CDS encoding NAD(P)-dependent alcohol dehydrogenase: MISARGYAAQNAKSPLAPFQFERREPGARDVQIEILFCGVCHSDLHQARNEWGGSLYPMVPGHEIVGRVVRVGAEVQKFKAGDLAGVGCMVDSCRTCGSCQEGLEQYCEAGNTLTYNAKERDGRTLTQGGYSDAIVVDEAFVLKIPANLDLAGAAPLLCAGITTYSPLRHWKVKPGQRIGVVGLGGLGHMGVKLARAMGAQVTVFSHTDRKKQDALRLGAHEVVVSSNPDEMAAQAGRFDFILDTVSAQHDINAYLNLLRRDGTVVLVGAPEKPLPVNAFSLLAGRKGLFGSGIGGIQETQEMLDFCAQHGIVSDIELIPIQQINEAYERLLKGDVKYRFVIDMKSLR, encoded by the coding sequence ATGATTTCCGCCCGTGGTTACGCCGCCCAGAACGCGAAGTCCCCCCTGGCCCCGTTCCAGTTCGAGCGCCGGGAGCCCGGCGCGCGGGACGTGCAGATTGAAATCCTTTTCTGTGGGGTCTGCCACTCGGACCTCCACCAGGCCCGGAACGAGTGGGGCGGCTCGCTGTACCCCATGGTGCCGGGCCATGAAATCGTGGGCCGCGTGGTCCGCGTGGGGGCCGAGGTCCAGAAGTTCAAGGCTGGCGATCTGGCCGGGGTCGGCTGCATGGTCGACTCGTGCCGCACGTGCGGAAGCTGCCAGGAGGGGCTCGAGCAGTACTGCGAGGCGGGCAACACCCTGACGTACAACGCCAAGGAGCGGGATGGCCGGACGCTCACCCAGGGGGGCTACTCCGACGCCATCGTGGTGGACGAGGCCTTCGTGCTGAAGATTCCCGCGAACCTGGACCTGGCGGGCGCCGCCCCCTTGCTGTGCGCGGGCATCACCACGTACTCGCCGCTCCGCCACTGGAAGGTGAAGCCGGGCCAGCGCATCGGCGTGGTGGGGCTGGGCGGGTTGGGCCACATGGGCGTGAAGCTCGCGCGCGCCATGGGGGCCCAGGTCACCGTGTTCAGCCACACGGACCGGAAGAAGCAGGATGCGCTCCGGCTGGGCGCTCACGAGGTGGTGGTGTCCTCGAACCCGGACGAGATGGCCGCCCAGGCCGGGCGGTTCGACTTCATCCTCGATACCGTCTCGGCCCAGCATGACATCAACGCCTACCTGAACCTCCTGCGGCGCGACGGGACCGTGGTGCTGGTGGGGGCGCCCGAGAAGCCCCTGCCCGTCAACGCCTTCTCGCTGCTGGCCGGGCGCAAGGGCCTCTTCGGCTCGGGCATCGGCGGCATCCAGGAGACGCAGGAGATGCTCGACTTCTGCGCCCAGCACGGCATCGTCTCCGACATCGAGCTGATCCCCATCCAGCAGATCAACGAGGCCTACGAGCGGCTGCTGAAGGGCGATGTGAAGTACCGCTTCGTCATCGACATGAAGAGCCTGCGGTGA
- a CDS encoding LysR family transcriptional regulator: protein MASTPLNALNAFLAVGRQRSFTVAAASLGISPSALSQSIRQLEARLGVPLLTRTTRSVSLTEAGQRLLESAGPAVDQALEALKTAVARPGELTGRVRLSVPSFAVESFVLPILRRFMARHPQVEVEVRVEDQFVDIVEKQFDAGIRMSETIQKDMVQVRLSKGFRFVVVGAPAYLKRRGTPQRPEDLLTHDCLSFRLASHGTLYAWELERGKKQWRIPVRGALISNDPAVLHGMAEAGLGLMYTFEPTVEPLLKRGTLRLVLEPYAAWVDGFFLYFPSRAQVSPAFRAFVDVAREVTAERP from the coding sequence ATGGCCTCCACCCCCCTCAATGCCCTGAATGCCTTCCTGGCCGTGGGCCGTCAGCGGAGCTTCACCGTGGCCGCCGCCAGCCTGGGCATCTCCCCTTCCGCGCTGAGCCAATCCATCCGCCAGCTGGAGGCTAGGCTTGGGGTGCCGCTGCTCACCCGGACCACCCGGAGCGTCTCGCTGACCGAGGCGGGCCAGCGGCTGCTGGAGTCCGCGGGGCCGGCCGTGGACCAGGCGCTCGAGGCCCTGAAGACGGCGGTGGCCCGGCCCGGCGAGCTCACCGGGCGGGTGCGGCTGTCCGTTCCCAGCTTCGCCGTGGAGTCCTTCGTGCTGCCCATCCTCCGGCGCTTCATGGCGCGCCATCCCCAGGTGGAGGTGGAGGTGCGCGTCGAGGACCAGTTCGTGGACATCGTGGAGAAGCAATTCGACGCGGGCATCCGCATGTCCGAGACCATCCAGAAGGACATGGTGCAGGTGCGGCTGTCGAAGGGCTTCCGCTTCGTCGTGGTGGGGGCCCCGGCCTACCTCAAGCGCCGGGGCACGCCTCAGCGCCCCGAGGACCTGCTCACGCACGACTGCCTGAGCTTCCGGCTCGCATCCCACGGCACCCTTTACGCCTGGGAGCTGGAGCGCGGAAAGAAGCAGTGGCGCATCCCGGTCCGGGGCGCCCTCATCTCCAACGACCCCGCCGTGCTGCACGGGATGGCGGAGGCAGGCCTGGGGCTCATGTACACGTTCGAGCCAACCGTGGAGCCGCTCTTGAAGCGCGGCACCCTTCGCCTGGTCCTCGAACCCTACGCGGCCTGGGTGGACGGGTTCTTCCTGTACTTCCCCAGCCGCGCGCAGGTCTCGCCAGCCTTCCGGGCCTTCGTGGACGTGGCCCGGGAGGTGACGGCGGAGCGGCCCTGA